One Camelina sativa cultivar DH55 chromosome 3, Cs, whole genome shotgun sequence genomic window carries:
- the LOC109132291 gene encoding uncharacterized protein LOC109132291, producing the protein MATSSSSSSGREFELEKEIKRQEVSLDELSSLSSSRRVYQKNCNLFFLTTSEKAKTSAQKQLDSAKSQIDKIRSRT; encoded by the coding sequence atggcGACTAGTTCATCCTCCTCTTCTGGTCGCGAATTCGAACTAGAGAAGGAAATAAAGAGGCAAGAGGTTTCGTTGGATGAATTGAGcagtctctcttcttctcgaCGTGTCTACCAGAAAAATTGCaacctcttcttcctcactacATCTGAGAAAGCGAAAACCTCTGCGCAGAAACAACTTGACTCCGCGAAATCTCAAATCGACAAGATTCGTTCCCGGACATAA